The Medicago truncatula cultivar Jemalong A17 chromosome 7, MtrunA17r5.0-ANR, whole genome shotgun sequence genome includes the window tgaaGGAGCAGGTATTGCAGGGAATTCCTGTATACTTTACCTGATATCTATAGAAAAATGTCAGTAGCAGAGTTCGAATGTGGGCACCATCTACATCAGCATCAGTCAAAATAATAATCTTGTGATAACGGAGTGCATCCTTTTTAAAATCCTCTCCCTGAACAAAAAGAACACATTTTGAGTTAAATAATAGTAGATGAACTTAAGAGCATAGAGTTCGAGCATGGGGATTTTTACTGcaatttcaatatatttgtTTAATTACTATTTAAACTGAGTACTACTAATTACTTAGTTATCATGCTACTAAGAGATGCCTTTTCCAATTCAATTTTGAAATTCATTAcggttttttttaactttttatcattttcatttcaaactttttaTCATCTTCAGATTTCTATTTGTCTCTCATCTTCAGATTTCTATTTTTGTCTCTAAGTGTCCTTCAATGTTTACATCAATTGTTCACTTGGTTTTCTGGAGGCCTCCATTAAGGAGTCTCAAAAATTTAAAGGCTGTATTCACTAGCAATTAGTTTCTTCGGACAAAAGAAAAATCCACCAAGGTAAGAAAATTGCAAGTGCATTATTAAAGAGCCTTCATGTATGCAAGTATGTAACGGTCTATACTTGACAGTGGTTTGCTTTTCAGATATTCAATTCATAAATCTATTCGTTTCTTTTCTTTATCTCCTTCCTtaatagaaaattaattaaacaggAATGATTTTAACCTTCACTCCGAGACCAAGACCAAGGATTAAATTTTGGATCTCTTCATTTTTGTACATTGCTGCTTCATCCCTCCTTTCAATGTTCAGAATCTTACCCCTCAAAGGCAGAATAGCCTGCAACAAGTATGTTCCGATAAATACATAAACTTAAACAACacacaaatttgtatttatgGTTGATGTAAAGAACTACCAATCTGACAAATTAACTGCTCCACAAGTCACTTAACAAATAATACCAGTGATTAAATACAATAATTAGAAAATTGGGTATTAAAATACACAATAACGAAAATGTCTGTAAAAATTAATGCCAAAACCACATGTGAAAACTTCACCCACAATATTTAAATTTCCTGTCATTGTATCGTAACCTTTGTTCAAATTATCTTACAATCTGAGCGAGCCTTTGTTCTGTTAATGGGCTAATAAGAGTTAAGTAGGTCGCTTGGTTATTATCCGAAGAGTTTAAACTTCAGGTGTATTATCCCTTGATATGGTATCAAAGTCTCGTTGACAAGTGGTTACTAGTTAGGAGTTTAGTCCTTACAGACCCCATTTCTtctaataaaaaagttaatttcaGCACAAGGTATAGTGAGCATTGTTTACACTAAATGTAAAACAACACTCAGGTGACTTTACCAAACAGTTTAATCTTTTAGAGCAGTTGGCTCATAACTTGGCATCACAGCCTCTATGACCAAGTGGTCTAAACCACCCCTATTcttctaataaaaaattgaatttcaaaacATGGTTGTTGGACCTAATCATTGTCACCAATCAAAGCTCACAGCTCTCTTGCGTGAAGGGGGAAAGCAAGTATAAACTCATGAATGTGAATCTGTGTGTGTGCCCATGCATGTCAGGTGGTTACACTCTGTAGGCTTTCATCTGATAATGTGTACTTTACCTGGAAGCGCCTATCACGACCTTGCTTAGCACTTCCCCCAGCTGAATCACCTTCAACTATAAAAATTTCTGCAAAGTGGGGATAAAGAACTAAGTCAGAAAATGTTGCACAACTTTAGTTCAAAGGAATGTCTTTCTATGAAGCAAAATAATTTCCACAAAACAGAGGTATACCACAGTCTTCAGGATTTGATGATGAACAATCCGCGAGTTTGCCAGGAAGAGATGAAGATCTCAATACACTCTTTTGTCTCACCAATTCCCTTGCTCTTTTTGCAGCCAAAGCTGCCTAATGAGacaaatttcaaaaaagaaatattttggttaaattataaaagaaaacaagaaaataaaactaatacTCTTGTCAACATCAATACGATATAAAAGAAATCCTTGTAAATTTGAAATGTGAATCTATATGACTACCTTGAAAGCATTCAGAGCTTTAGAGAGCACTGAATCAAGAACATCTGGATGCAGTTCCAAATACTCGGTAAGATATTCTTGAATAGATTGATCAACCACTTTCCGCACCTCTGGATTTCCCAACCTCGTCTTTATGCAACAAAGAAATTAGGATGATATGAAGTGCAGGAAAAGAAATTGGTTGATGAAAACTGCAATAATACAGCTCAATGTTGCAAAAATATAAGCACTCCAGTAAAATAAAGAAGTACCTTTGTTTGTCCTTCAAACTCTGGATTTGGGACCTTGACTGAGACAACACATGTTAAACCTTCTCTCACATGCTCTCCACTTAGAGTAATATCCTTTTCCTGTAAAGAACAGATGATAGACAATAATGAAACTTTGAATCCATTTCTGACTATTGTGTTTTAATGCAAATAGCATTTGTTTAAGACAGAATAGCAGTACAGTCCTCCAGTATCATTTTGTCCTTTATTAAAACATGCTTGGCATTTATTCTGCGTTAATGGCATAAAGCATGTGTTCCTAAACCTTCCAATAACTTGATATCTATTTAGAAGAACAATCCAAAGACCAAAATTGTGTAATAAGTAATAACTGTTTCTCTTCTCATTCTGCCTTTTGGAATCATGTCCGTAGAAGAACAATTGGAATTGCTAGGGAACTAAAAGGATTGCACTACTACCTGCTTGATGAAAGAATAGAAGAGAAACATGTTTAGGTGCTACTTCCCTATCATCAATCTAGGCACCAAATCTTTTACTTCTCAAATTCGGCTTATCACAAGTGTCTTGGCATCCTTCATTTTACatgtttccatatttttttataagattttgaTGAGTCGCTTAATTGTGCATAAATCTCACCCTTGGATACATGCAAGTTGTAGATTGAATTCTATAATGCCTCAAAGCCACATAACGGGAAATTATGTAATTGCAGTGGTAGCACAAATAGAGTGTATGGAATAAAAGTATCAAAGTAAAACATTATAAACCAGGAGTCTTCTATTTTAGTAGGGGGAAAGGCATGGCAACAGAGCAAATAGATGAAAGGAGAAACAACAGTTGAGAAATACCTTGATAACTTTTGATTTCTTTCCGAGACTATTTAGTGTTCTTGTTAAAGAAGCTTTCATACCATCGATATGGGTGCCACCGTCGACAGTTCGTATACTATTAGCGTATCCTAGTATTGTATCGGAGTATGCATCTTCACACCTAGTGgagaagaaatgaaaagaattACACATTATCGGTAAAAAGGATTTGTGAATAGTCAGCCCTATTACAAACAATTGTACAATCCGATTGTCCATTTGGAACTTTTATATTTACAAAATGTATAAAGCTAACTCTTGATTCACAAGTTAATCCTTagtcataatcaattcataagGAGTGAGGATCAAGTGCCAAAAAGAGATACTCAAATCCGATACTTGATGAAAATAATTCAGGTAACAGAGATGTAAGAAGTGCAGGACTGAGTGTGGACAAAGGACTTGCCATTGCAAAGCTATATCAACTGTGATTCCATCTATTTCTTTTCTGAAACTCAATACATCATGAACAGCTTTCTGCAACAGATCATTAATATTATAGATAGTCAAAATTGCTTTAAAGgctaacaaaatataaaatccataaataatacataattagCTATTTTTGCAACAACCAATTAACACTGAAGCATTTTTCTAATCAGATAATCAATGATGATAAAATCAGAGAAGTCTCTCTCCATCACAAAGGGTTTCACCTTTCAACATAGGAGCTAGTGCTAAGTTCCCAAATATTAACAAATTACAAACCTGAAACCTCTTTTATCGTTTTCGACTGTTTAAGCTGATTACCTATTCCTAAAAACTTTAACCACACAAtcattttatttctattattattCTAACTAACTACCTGCTCTCCAAGCCCAAGGCCTTATCAGTTATGACCATGCAGGGGTGTTTCAATTGTGATTCAACTTGTTATTTTAGAGTAGCATGCACACGTGTATTATGATACAATTTCACAAGCACTGAAAGCCATCAGAAGACAGCTCAGCCAACAGATCATTTGCCCATTTGATTTAGGTTCCCCTCACTACttggcattttttttataaaactacTCCTTTCTTCCTTTGAGCAAACTATGTTTCATAGcctttaaaatctaaaatgaaCGCTATATGTTGGCTGTCCTAGAAATGCAATACCACTCTTTttttaaacatcatatattaaTAGATCACTCCCCCAGTCGAGAAGAGCAGGGAGAGCATAAACAACAATACAAAACGATGCCGTAAATATGTGGACATCAACACCAAAATCGGAAAACACAACACCAACGTCACAATGCaaccaaaaatacaaaaaaactcCCTGCCCTTGACAGGAACCAAAACAGACCATGCCAAAGAATTGGAAAAACAGATGAGGGCAGAAACATCAGCCGCGGATTCAGACACCCCAGAGTACCAAAACCGCCCCTCCCACCGACCGTTATCGCTTTCAAACAATCCCTCGGATTCCTAGTCCACTCATAAAATAAACAAGCTGGGATTTTCACTCTTGTCAAGCTCCAATGCCACGACAACACCTTAATAAAACATGTTTATCTAAAACTAGTGCCATGAAAGCCCGGGAGAGGTTTTCAAAGTTGTGAACTTAAGAGTTGCTTAGTTAACATTATATGCGGTATGATGGatattttagagaaaaaatacaGACATAGATCATAACATGTGAGTTATATACAGGTATAACAGAAATTGACATTTTAATTGAAGAAGTAAAACGAAGAACAAACTATCATCCTAACCAAACCAACAACTGGAATAAGAAAAAGGATATAAAATTTTCATGCACTACAAGCATAAAGGTAAGAAAGTAGAATACCTTATCCGTGTTAAGAAATTGCACATATTCAGCCAATCCCCCAGCATAGAAATACTCATTAGATTGGACCTTTTCTGGATCATTGTCCTCTTTCCTAAGCGCAATTGTAAGCTACATAGGTCAAGAAAAATCTGTGTTAGATGCAAAGTAGATAAAAGTTGCTCTCCTGCACATCAATGTTTATAGGACAAAATGCTATGGACAGCTCAGGCTCACTCGAAAGGTGGTGTGCCAAAAAGATCAAATCAAGCCAATATGCATTATTATGCACCCTATTGTTATTCAATGTCCAAAGTGAACTCCTCTAATCAATTAAAGGCATCTTTCagttcaattttaaaaaactcgTCTTTCTCAATTTTATCTCAAAACGTATTTCATCTAATTGACCAGGAAGAGTCCACTATGCTCAATTGCACGGTATAATATCTTATAGCCTGTTTCATCTATTAGAGGGACTCCAAATTTCAAGGCACAGAAAAACAATCAGCAATGGTATTTATAAGAAAGTGCAAACAACATTGCAAAAGATGGTGACTTTGATTTGAGAAAAAACTCTGAAGATGGTAATTAAGAAATCCGGCACTTCTTCTGAAGGTATTCCAAATGATGGCACTGAtagataaaaatgataaaacataGAATATACAGTTCCAACAGAGTAGTCTGTAATATTCCAGTAGTAAACACTCTTTTAGATGCAATGCCATCCCTACTACACTCCAAAAGAACAACATCATCCCTTAATCTCCAAAAAGCTCAAGCTACTAAGTGAAGGCTCATGAACAGTTTAGGGTCGTttgttttggaagaaaaaaataaccatttttttcaccaaaaatctcttttattattttgatggtGTGTGcttcagaatttaaaaaaaaaaaaaaacattttgttaaaaaaatcaatattatggtgcttttgtttaagattttttcaggaaaaaaaattacttttgtcattttgaagtatttgtttagaattattataaaaatcatttttgtctctaaaatgaaaagctattagaATTAGCTTTTCccacaatctttttttttttaacaaggtaACACAAACaagttaaaaatcatttatttgaaAAAGGTGATTTTTATGGGTAGTAACACAAACAGAATTAGcttaagattttttaaaaatctctagAAAAAAAACTCTAGACTTTTTAACAcgaaatctattttttttaaagctgaaaCAAACGCACCTTTAATATCTAACATAAAAGAATTGATCCTTCTAGACAACAAAGGAAATTTCTAACTGATGAACATCCACTCAAAGTAACTAAAACCCATGAATGAAATGCCTTGataaattatactccctccgtcctaaaatataagcaaaaaaatctcatattctttgtctcagaatataagcaaaaaagaccaacttttatgctattattatgttttttcaaacaaatcatctttttcaatgtaaaattaaatgcaaattgcattcaatttgttctcctttttattttctccataatttttacccaatgagaattatttttacatctttccatgaaacttattccaaggagaacacaaaaaattatacctcaaatcagtaagtgttagttttcttaataagtgtgaattagtgttttttgcttataaattaggacggagggagtacacaATGAGGACCATTGCTGATGAGAAAAGTGAATATTATATGACACGTCAAAAatagacattatttaaaataaactacTTTACCTTTGGGTTAAGGAAAGCCAACTCCCTTATTCGTCCAGCTATTGTGTTGTACTCAAATTCAATAGCGGTGGTGAATACTGCATGTCAAGTAGAGAAAAAAATGGGAAGCATATGTAAGACGAAAAATTTGCAGTAACAGAAAAACCATAAACTAGGAAAGAATGACCATATGAACCTTCTTTGTCAGGCCAAAACTTGATACGTGTTCCTTGGCGATCTTTATTTTCGAAAGGAAGCATGACACAGTTCAGAGTTGTCACCGGCTTCCCACGAGAATATGTTTGTGTGTATTCCAGCCCTTCACGCCATACTGTTACCTCTAGTGCCTGTGGAGTTGGACAGCGAAGAGGATATTTATAAAACATACATAACTAACCAGAACAAGGAAGAGAACCTCTGactgaaaacaaaatataaatgtgATGGTATTATTTGTTATCATCTAAACATATGATGGATAAGAGTATGCCAAGTGCCAAGATATCTTAAATGTGAGCGGTAACATTATTATGCTTGCATCAAATTCTTTATTCAAAGCTCTTCAGATAAGCATTGCAAAGTTCAAGACAAAAAGAGAATTGGTAAGGAAGATGTACCTCAGACAAGGCGTTAACAACAGATAAACCAACACCATGCAAACCTCCTGAAACAGAGTAGCCACTGTTGATGCCACCAAATTTTCCACCAGCGTGCAAGATCTGCAAAGTTCATAAAAGTATACAACCGTGCACCAGTGAGTATTAACCTTCTGAAACCTTCAAAATACAACAATCCTCTAGACTTGGTATTCAAGTATCTGAAAAAATACCGTCAACACTGTCTCTAAAGCAGATTTCTTTGTAGTTGGATGCATGTCGGTAGGAATCTGCATTCATTTGAAGGAAACTAGTTTATAGAGTCGAAATCAACCAAAAGATGGTAAATGTGGCATACAAAATCTTAGTCTGCTAAAATTGTACTCAACAGCCAAATTTCCTTAACAATAGGTTTTGAGCTTGTAAAACTGAGCAATATACATGCATTAATAgctaaaaaattaaagaagtgTTTCACGATATACTTAATTCCACAAAAAGAACCATTGTTAGGATTGCCAAAAATATGCCAAATGTCATATTTAACTCAATGAAACCAGGTGGGAAATTTGAACTCAGAATTGTCTTTACATAAAGTTCAAATCTAAATTGCAGAGGTTCATACTTCAAATCAAAATGACATTACATCAAGgcttatgcaaaaaaaaaaaaaaaaaagcacaatgAGGACATACAAGATATACAGTCACAGACTCAGCAAATTCGATCCATAAGAAACATCAAACAACAAAGCATACCCCGCGACCATTGTCAGCAATGCTGACGGAATCATCTGCATGTAAAACAACATCAATCTTGGAAGCAAATCCAGCTTGAGCTTCATCAACAGCGTtatccaaaatttcataaacctgatatagaaaaaataaactCACCTTCAATGACTGCAAACAAAAATATCAGAACTTAcgcaaaaaatgaaaatcagaaaaatataaataccaAATGATGCAACCCGCGCGGGCCAGTGCTTCCAATATACATCCCAGGCCTTTTTCTTACAGGGTCCAATCCTTCAAGTACCTACAAGTAACAATAATCATTAATGGAAAAAGCCAGCAATCTATTAACTCTAACAAAATACCTATGAATTATATGAAACTCGAACAAAGAAATCAGTGTAGTAACATTTACACCGTGTCAATATCCAATTTACAGTCAAACAAGTTCCACCAAATTGTCTATAATCTATACAATATGATCCAAAACTTACAAGActaaataaaagaataatttaGTAACACTATAACGTGTATCTTATCATATTCCACTGCCTTACCATATAAACATATACTCAGGGATATCATAGGATTACTTACAATATGATCTCATAAGACATTGAAGTATGATTACATATAACATGTATCATATAACATAGTATCTAATCGCATATAACTTAGTGATATCATAGTCTACTTTAAATATGATCTCATAAGATAGTGTAATATGATTACATGTATGTGTAAAACCCGGTTTATGTTATCATAAAACTATTCTACAGTATCAACAAAACTAATATTGTAAGGAAAAAGACCTGAATTTGATCAGAACCATAAGCTTTAGAACTGTCGTTCTTATGAATATCTTCAGCTGCTGATAAAGAAGACATATAAGCCCTTGGAGTAACACCATTTGACACCAAACTAGGAACAGAAAATTTCCTAAGAGAAAATCTCttcctgaaaaaaaaaacatcaaaaacatcatcaacaaacacaaataaacaacacctttttctttctatcatcaattcactaaaaaaaacaGTATCCCCAACAACCTCggacaaaacaaa containing:
- the LOC11427804 gene encoding DNA gyrase subunit B, chloroplastic/mitochondrial is translated as MAPVLLRRLPLLRFMASRTFFTPSSFRLHSSSSLPLSILSKPRKRFSLRKFSVPSLVSNGVTPRAYMSSLSAAEDIHKNDSSKAYGSDQIQVLEGLDPVRKRPGMYIGSTGPRGLHHLVYEILDNAVDEAQAGFASKIDVVLHADDSVSIADNGRGIPTDMHPTTKKSALETVLTILHAGGKFGGINSGYSVSGGLHGVGLSVVNALSEALEVTVWREGLEYTQTYSRGKPVTTLNCVMLPFENKDRQGTRIKFWPDKEVFTTAIEFEYNTIAGRIRELAFLNPKLTIALRKEDNDPEKVQSNEYFYAGGLAEYVQFLNTDKKAVHDVLSFRKEIDGITVDIALQWCEDAYSDTILGYANSIRTVDGGTHIDGMKASLTRTLNSLGKKSKVIKEKDITLSGEHVREGLTCVVSVKVPNPEFEGQTKTRLGNPEVRKVVDQSIQEYLTEYLELHPDVLDSVLSKALNAFKAALAAKRARELVRQKSVLRSSSLPGKLADCSSSNPEDCEIFIVEGDSAGGSAKQGRDRRFQAILPLRGKILNIERRDEAAMYKNEEIQNLILGLGLGVKGEDFKKDALRYHKIIILTDADVDGAHIRTLLLTFFYRYQRALFDEGYIYVGVPPLYKVTRGKQVHYCYDEADLKKLKSSFAPNASYNMQRFKGLGEMMPLQLWETTMDPEQRLLKKLTVEDAAEANIVFSSLMGARVDVRKELIQNAANMIDLDQLDI